In Tachysurus vachellii isolate PV-2020 chromosome 3, HZAU_Pvac_v1, whole genome shotgun sequence, one genomic interval encodes:
- the LOC132842418 gene encoding connector enhancer of kinase suppressor of ras 3-like: MEPITKWTTTQVVIWMRGLDDSLQQYIQNFEKEKIDGQQLLKISHQDLEELAVRRVGHQELILEAVDLLCALNYGIETENLKTLVGRMRATSNNLQNCASERRRSPSNDSSSSNKPPNEFLTEVVELIGAAKGMLAWLDRTPLTGISDFNSIKNRIIQLCLELTTTVQKDCAVYEMEEKILEVARVLTGVCEATRRTTFDPLKSRTTCLEEVHITDVKPEEGLGMYIKSTYDGLHVITGTTENSPADRTQHIHAGDEVVQVNRQTVVGWHLKNLVSKMKENPHSVMLTLKKRPSGTGNFTPAPLKNMRWRPPAVQSAPPSQTAHCSNVESSAKKEKPAILDLYLPPPPAVPYMPRDVKDGTRSQVRMRQKAPESPNSSLDRAARRRSNLIDYISKPNNCISPPEPAIPQARLRQRTPSRGKPRPMSMPADTCVGLSDSPWAFGRKGEDVLRMYMSNERIPPITEEACFPVPYRPASEKQLLRGVDHIRGSQCFINADLHSSATVLYRDTTHRKSRTTRSSKRSSELSALSAWFARLKLFTRGVCQIFTSFFCLLFKMSTNVFLEAILYTTWKLHLFHCWLQSLLSSDVNPAELTDMPVSFPLQDFPSATCHGDAVMSRRKVSVKELGQVDCHGWLYKKRESRAFLRTKWKKYWVVLKECSLYWYTSVLALKAEGYINLRGFTLDQAHECKRKFAIKASHPQVVTLFFAAENSQDMYKWLSKLTAASNKEDLPEVSTAECYSEDSEDEDDVEEAGAQYNEQLTTSSVNGCLPPPRSSSSPCQDMLPLVSPVCNTSECVSSDSESWLELSSESQGPMSVSEHSAIGRLQDYHGNEHPPSDELEMLYLHLKQANLSPCGELQPVTKRDYRSSFIRRCKNDNINEKLHLVRALNSTLKAKEADLLALEQVLADSTLDGNKYRRWKSANVVLLEEITQKIRTVEVQPNAHPEQGPSSTPVVFVETSL, translated from the exons gACTGGATGACAGTCTCCAGCAGTACATCCAGAACTTTGAAAAGGAGAAGATTGATGGCCAGCAGCTATTGAAGATCTCCCACCAGGACCTGGAGGAGCTTGCCGTGCGCCGTGTTGGCCACCAGGAGCTCATCCTAGAAGCTGTGGATCTTCTCTGTGCTTTG AACTATGGCATCGAGACCGAAAATCTGAAGACCCTAGTCGGCCGGATGAGAGCGACTTCTAATAACCTGCAGAACTGTGCTtcagagaggaggagaagcCCGTCGAATGACAGCAGTAGTTCAAACAAACCACCCAACGAGTTCCTGACTGAGGTGGTGGAGCTTATAGGAGCAGCTAAGGGTATGCTGGCCTGGCTGGACAG GACACCGCTGACAGGCATCAGTGACTTCAACTCTATCAAGAACAGGATCATCCAGCTGTGTTTGGAGCTCACCACCACTGTGCAGAAG GACTGTGCTGTGTATGAAATGGAGGAGAAGATACTAGAAGTA GCTCGAGTTTTAACCGGAGTCTGTGAGGCGACCAGGAGGACGACCTTTGACCCCCTGAAGAGTCGCACTACCTGTCTGGAGGAGGTCCACATCACTGATGTCAAACCAGAAGAAGGGCTA GGAATGTACATCAAGTCCACATACGACGGGCTGCATGTGATCACTGGAACCACAGAAAAT TCTCCAGCAGACAGAACCCAGCACATCCATGCCGGAGACGAAGTGGTGCAGGTCAACCGGCAGACAGTG GTGGGCTGGCATCTGAAGAACCTCGTTTCCAAAATGAAGGAGAATCCACATAGTGTGATGCtcacactgaagaagagacctTCAGGTACAGGAAACTTCACTCCTGCTCCACTGAAGAACATGCGCTGGAGACCTCCAGCTGTGCAG AGTGCTCCTCCTAGCCAGACTGCTCACTGTTCCAATGTAGAAAGTTCAGCTAAGAAAGAGAAGCCAGCCATTTTGGACCTGTACTTACCCCCACCTCCAGCTGTGCCCTACATGCCACG AGATGTAAAGGATGGCACACGTTCACAGGTCAGAATGAGGCAAAAAGCTCCTGAATCCCCGAACTCCTCTCTAGACCGAGCTGCGAGACGACGCTCTAATCTCATAGACTACATCAGCAAACCCAACAACTGCATCTCTCCTCCAGAGCCCGCCATTCCGCAGGCTCGACTCCGCCAGCGCACGCCCTCCAGAG ggAAGCCGCGGCCCATGTCTATGCCTGCAGACACGTGTGTGGGCCTGTCTGATTCCCCCTGGGCTTTTGGAAGAAAAG GTGAAGATGTCTTACGCATGTACATGAGTAATGAGCGCATTCCTCCCATCACTGAAGAAGCGTGTTTTCCCGTGCCGTACCGGCCAGCCAGTGAGAAGCAACTCCTACGTGGGGTCGACCACATCCGCGGCAGTCAGTGCTTCATCAACGCCGACCTGCACAGCAGCGCCACCGTGCTGTACCGAGACACCACACACCGCAAGAGCCGGACCACACGTTCCTCCAAGAGATCCTCAGAGCTTTCAGCTCTCAGCGCCTGGTTCGCTCGACTGAAGCTCTTCACAC GTGGA GTTTGTCAAATTTTTACTAGTTTCTTCTGTTTGTTATTCAAAATGAGCACTAACGTGTTTCTGGAAGCCATTTTATACACTACCTGGAAGCTTCACTTATTCCACTGTTGGCTTCAG AGTTTGTTGTCCTCTGATGTTAATCCTGCAGAGCTGACAGACATGCCGGTGTCA TTTCCACTACAAGACTTTCCCTCTGCAACTTGTCATG gtgatgcCGTGATGAGTCGGAGGAAAGTCTCGGTGAAGGAGCTGGGACAGGTGGACTGTCATGGCTGGCtttacaaaaagagagagagccgAGCTTTCCTGAGGACCAAATGGAAGAAATACTGGGTCGTGTTGAAGGAATGCTCTCTGTACTGGTACACAAGTGTGTTG GCTCTGAAAGCTGAAGGCTACATCAACCTGAGAGGCTTCACTCTGGACCAGGCGCATGAATGCAAGAGGaagtt tgctATAAAGGCCAGCCACCCGCAGGTCGTGACTCTCTTCTTTGCAGCCGAGAACTCACAAGATATGTACAA GTGGTTGAGTAAGTTAACTGCAGCCTCTAACAAGGAAGACCTTCCAGAAGTCAGTACTGCTG AGTGTTACAGTGAAGacagtgaggatgaggatgatgttgAAGAAGCAGGAGCCCAGTACAATGAGCAACTAACCACCAGCTCTGTCAAT gGCTGTCTTCCTCCACCACGCTCCAGCTCATCCCCTTGCCAGGACATGCTCCCCCTTGTGTCTCCGGTGTGTAACACCTCGGAGTGTGTGAGTTCAGACAGCGAATCGTGGCTGGAGCTCAGCTCTGAGTCTCAGGGCCCGATGAGTGTCAGCGAGCATAGTGCCATCGGCCGGCTTCAGGATTACCATGGCAATGAAC ACCCACCATCTGATGAGCTAGAGATGCTGTATCTGCACCTCAAACAGGCCAACCTGTCCCCATGCGGAGAGCTGCAACCTGTGACTAAGCGGGACTACAGATCATCATTCATCCGACGCTGCAAAAACGACAACATCAACGAGAAGCTGCACCTGGTCCGAGCTCTCAACAGTACTTTAAAG GCCAAAGAAGCAGACCTCCTGGCTCTTGAGCAGGTTCTAGCAGATTCAACATTAGATGGTAATAAGTACAGACGGTGGAAGAGTGCAAATGTTGTCCTGCTAGAAGAAATCACCCAGAAAATAAGGACAGTCGAGGTACAACCAAATGCTCATCCCGAACAGGGGCCATCCTCCACACCGGTTGTGTTCGTAGAGACCAGCCTGTGA